Proteins encoded within one genomic window of Mya arenaria isolate MELC-2E11 chromosome 13, ASM2691426v1:
- the LOC128214049 gene encoding protein EFR3 homolog B-like isoform X1 yields MACLGCCKAMRPRYKRLVDDIFPVNPEDGLVKNNMDKLTFYALSSPEKLDRIGEYLASKLSRDVYRRRITLVKIAMDALDQLLVSCHDYSLNLFVESFLKMVQKLLECDELELQVLGTLSFVKYANIEEDTPSYHRRYDFFVSKFSAMCHSSEENEADRCKIRTAGLKGIQGVVRKTITDELQVNIWEPIHMDKIVPSLLYNMHDPSFPPVEVESPREEEHPAQVAETVFRDLICRASYNNLKPVLRPILLHMDNHSLWTPNTFVTRCFKIVMYSVQQQYAYVVIQALMSHLDKHTRSPPEIKAAIVEVLYESVLIAAGASVGPSVLDVFNTLVKHLRISLDNKNQDKAIRTQEKKFEEALINTIGQFANNLPDYQKIEIMMFVMAKFPQFALEEDYGSNSNEVHMDAQLQTMLLKTLLKVATKYKTVNMSNAFPQEFLQPLLRMSLFEEAGMRIIVQEILHTLIDRHENSQKFKHVVVMKDISKAGITLEKVSRSDTLFIKKYGMQIYWYLCENVKLESNKVDNFEALFCTMALITAEMGCRDIVADLVRLALDMQNISSNNLSLPLTHKCAIHALVGGFMCLLAQICEIPALHQYSLEVLDQRKQKAEHLLPEFAFNRKNRPTSYPETEVIQSGWLFQQEQISDMLAKEEIDTGRLATPFTQKPFGVADMESSRSIISDINSIALDFDSPETSPHPGRRHEKEEVTVESLKKLLAADSLIGKEEEEKRRFEIIHTFQTAPFEEIVARSEAKSNLFHNKLNEILSMVTQGSESPGTLRRNGEQPPTVFDIQYPELYVY; encoded by the exons ATGG CTTGCCTAGGATGTTGCAAGGCTATGAGGCCACGGTACAAGAGGCTGGTGGATGACATTTTCCCTGTAAACCCTGAG GATGGCCTAGTAAAGAACAACATGGACAAGTTGACATTTTACGCCCTGTCTTCCCCGGAGAAACTAGACCGCATTGGAGAATATCTGGCATCCAAACTGAGCCGTGATGTTTACCGGCGCAGAATCAC CCTGGTGAAGATAGCAATGGACGCCCTTGACCAGCTGCTTGTGTCATGTCACGACTACTCACTCAACCTGTTTGTTGAAAGCTTCCTCAAGATGGTGCAGAAACTTCTCGAGTGTGATGAGCTGGAACTCCAAGTCCTCGGCACACTTTCC TTTGTAAAATATGCCAATATCGAAGAGGACACTCCTTCATATCATCGCCGCTACGATTTCTTTGTGTCAAAATTCAGTGCCATGTGTCATAGCTCGGAGGAGAATGAGGCTGACAGATGCAA GATTCGGACTGCTGGATTAAAGGGAATACAGGGAGTTGTAAGGAAGACGATTACAGACGAGCTCCAGGTGAACATTTGGGAGCCAATCCATATGGACAAGATTGTTCCCTCTCTCCTCTATAACATGCATGACCCAAG TTTCCCGCCAGTGGAAGTGGAGAGCCCACGTGAAGAGGAACACCCAGCTCAGGTCGCAGAAACCGTGTTCAGAGATCTCATTTGTCGTGCATCATACAACAACCTTAAACCTGTCCTTAGACCAATTCTTTT GCACATGGACAACCATTCATTGTGGACCCCCAATACGTTTGTGACCAGATGTTTTAAAATCGTCATGTATTCAGTGCAG CAACAATATGCATATGTGGTGATCCAAGCACTGATGTCACACCTTGACAAACATACGCGATCACCACCGGAAATTAAGGCAGCTATTGTGGAGGTCCTATATGAGTCTGTGTTGATAGCGGCTGGAGCATCTGTTG GTCCGTCAGTGCTGGACGTGTTCAATACCTTAGTGAAACATCTCCGTATCTCCCTTGACAACAAAAATCAGGACAAGGCTATACGCACGCAGGAGAAGAAATTTGAGGAGGCGCTTATTAACACTATAG gCCAATTTGCCAACAATCTACCAGACTATCAGAAAATTGAGATCATGATGTTTGTGATGGCCAAATTCCCGCAGTTCGCCCTGGAAGAGGATTATGG TTCTAATTCAAATGA GGTACATATGGATGCTCAGCTGCAGACGATGCTCCTAAAGACTTTACTGAAG GTCGCCACTAAGTACAAGACAGTGAACATGTCCAACGCGTTTCCCCAAGAGTTCCTCCAGCCATTGTTACGTATGTCGCTGTTCGAGGAGGCGGGCATGAGAATCATCGTTCAAGAGATCCTGCACACACTCATAGACAGACACGAAAACTCACAAAAATTCAAACATGTTGT AGTAATGAAGGATATATCCAAAGCTGGCATTACACTGGAAAAGGTTTCCAGATCTGATACACTCTTTATTAAAAAG TACGGGATGCAGATCTACTGGTACCTGTGTGAGAATGTTAAGCTGGAGAGTAACAAGGTGGACAATTTCGAGGCGCTGTTCTGTACAATGGCCCTTATCACCGCTGAGATGGGGTGTCGGGACATCGTGGCTGACCTGGTTCGACTGGCTCTCGATATGCAG AATATCTCCTCTAACAACTTGAGCCTACCTCTGACCCACAAGTGTGCTATACATGCACTGGTCGGCGGTTTCATGTGTCTACTGGCCCAAATCTGCGAAATACCAGCGCTTCATCAGTATTCTCTAGAG GTCTTAGACCAACGGAAGCAAAAGGCGGAACACTTGCTGCCAGAATTTGCTTTCAACAGGAAAAATAGACCTACCAG TTACCCAGAGACAGAGGTGATACAAAGTGGGTGGCTGTTCCAACAAGAGCAGATCTCAGATATGTTGGCTAAAGAAGAAATAGACACAGGACGCCTAGCTACCCCATTTACGCAGAAACCATTTG gTGTTGCTGATATGGAAAGCAGCAGGAGCATTATTAGTGACATCAACTCTATTGCCCTGGATTTCGATAGCCCAGAGACATCGCCCCATCCTGGCAGA AGACACGAAAAAGAGGAAGTCACTGTTGAATCTTTGAAGAAATTACTTG CTGCTGATAGTTTGATAGGCAAGGAGGAAGAGGAGAAACGCCGATTCGAGATAATCCACACATTCCAGACTGCCCCGTTCGAGGAGATAGTTGCACGATCAGAGGCAAAG tctaaCCTTTTCCATAACAAGCTGAATGAGATTCTGTCAATGGTAACACAGGGCTCCGAAAGTCCAGGGACGTTACGTCGCAACGGAGAACAACCGCCCACAGTGTTCGATATTCAGTATCCAGAACTATATGTGTACTAG
- the LOC128214049 gene encoding protein EFR3 homolog B-like isoform X2, with translation MACLGCCKAMRPRYKRLVDDIFPVNPEDGLVKNNMDKLTFYALSSPEKLDRIGEYLASKLSRDVYRRRITLVKIAMDALDQLLVSCHDYSLNLFVESFLKMVQKLLECDELELQVLGTLSFVKYANIEEDTPSYHRRYDFFVSKFSAMCHSSEENEADRCKIRTAGLKGIQGVVRKTITDELQVNIWEPIHMDKIVPSLLYNMHDPSFPPVEVESPREEEHPAQVAETVFRDLICRASYNNLKPVLRPILLHMDNHSLWTPNTFVTRCFKIVMYSVQQQYAYVVIQALMSHLDKHTRSPPEIKAAIVEVLYESVLIAAGASVGPSVLDVFNTLVKHLRISLDNKNQDKAIRTQEKKFEEALINTIGQFANNLPDYQKIEIMMFVMAKFPQFALEEDYGVHMDAQLQTMLLKTLLKVATKYKTVNMSNAFPQEFLQPLLRMSLFEEAGMRIIVQEILHTLIDRHENSQKFKHVVVMKDISKAGITLEKVSRSDTLFIKKYGMQIYWYLCENVKLESNKVDNFEALFCTMALITAEMGCRDIVADLVRLALDMQNISSNNLSLPLTHKCAIHALVGGFMCLLAQICEIPALHQYSLEVLDQRKQKAEHLLPEFAFNRKNRPTSYPETEVIQSGWLFQQEQISDMLAKEEIDTGRLATPFTQKPFGVADMESSRSIISDINSIALDFDSPETSPHPGRRHEKEEVTVESLKKLLAADSLIGKEEEEKRRFEIIHTFQTAPFEEIVARSEAKSNLFHNKLNEILSMVTQGSESPGTLRRNGEQPPTVFDIQYPELYVY, from the exons ATGG CTTGCCTAGGATGTTGCAAGGCTATGAGGCCACGGTACAAGAGGCTGGTGGATGACATTTTCCCTGTAAACCCTGAG GATGGCCTAGTAAAGAACAACATGGACAAGTTGACATTTTACGCCCTGTCTTCCCCGGAGAAACTAGACCGCATTGGAGAATATCTGGCATCCAAACTGAGCCGTGATGTTTACCGGCGCAGAATCAC CCTGGTGAAGATAGCAATGGACGCCCTTGACCAGCTGCTTGTGTCATGTCACGACTACTCACTCAACCTGTTTGTTGAAAGCTTCCTCAAGATGGTGCAGAAACTTCTCGAGTGTGATGAGCTGGAACTCCAAGTCCTCGGCACACTTTCC TTTGTAAAATATGCCAATATCGAAGAGGACACTCCTTCATATCATCGCCGCTACGATTTCTTTGTGTCAAAATTCAGTGCCATGTGTCATAGCTCGGAGGAGAATGAGGCTGACAGATGCAA GATTCGGACTGCTGGATTAAAGGGAATACAGGGAGTTGTAAGGAAGACGATTACAGACGAGCTCCAGGTGAACATTTGGGAGCCAATCCATATGGACAAGATTGTTCCCTCTCTCCTCTATAACATGCATGACCCAAG TTTCCCGCCAGTGGAAGTGGAGAGCCCACGTGAAGAGGAACACCCAGCTCAGGTCGCAGAAACCGTGTTCAGAGATCTCATTTGTCGTGCATCATACAACAACCTTAAACCTGTCCTTAGACCAATTCTTTT GCACATGGACAACCATTCATTGTGGACCCCCAATACGTTTGTGACCAGATGTTTTAAAATCGTCATGTATTCAGTGCAG CAACAATATGCATATGTGGTGATCCAAGCACTGATGTCACACCTTGACAAACATACGCGATCACCACCGGAAATTAAGGCAGCTATTGTGGAGGTCCTATATGAGTCTGTGTTGATAGCGGCTGGAGCATCTGTTG GTCCGTCAGTGCTGGACGTGTTCAATACCTTAGTGAAACATCTCCGTATCTCCCTTGACAACAAAAATCAGGACAAGGCTATACGCACGCAGGAGAAGAAATTTGAGGAGGCGCTTATTAACACTATAG gCCAATTTGCCAACAATCTACCAGACTATCAGAAAATTGAGATCATGATGTTTGTGATGGCCAAATTCCCGCAGTTCGCCCTGGAAGAGGATTATGG GGTACATATGGATGCTCAGCTGCAGACGATGCTCCTAAAGACTTTACTGAAG GTCGCCACTAAGTACAAGACAGTGAACATGTCCAACGCGTTTCCCCAAGAGTTCCTCCAGCCATTGTTACGTATGTCGCTGTTCGAGGAGGCGGGCATGAGAATCATCGTTCAAGAGATCCTGCACACACTCATAGACAGACACGAAAACTCACAAAAATTCAAACATGTTGT AGTAATGAAGGATATATCCAAAGCTGGCATTACACTGGAAAAGGTTTCCAGATCTGATACACTCTTTATTAAAAAG TACGGGATGCAGATCTACTGGTACCTGTGTGAGAATGTTAAGCTGGAGAGTAACAAGGTGGACAATTTCGAGGCGCTGTTCTGTACAATGGCCCTTATCACCGCTGAGATGGGGTGTCGGGACATCGTGGCTGACCTGGTTCGACTGGCTCTCGATATGCAG AATATCTCCTCTAACAACTTGAGCCTACCTCTGACCCACAAGTGTGCTATACATGCACTGGTCGGCGGTTTCATGTGTCTACTGGCCCAAATCTGCGAAATACCAGCGCTTCATCAGTATTCTCTAGAG GTCTTAGACCAACGGAAGCAAAAGGCGGAACACTTGCTGCCAGAATTTGCTTTCAACAGGAAAAATAGACCTACCAG TTACCCAGAGACAGAGGTGATACAAAGTGGGTGGCTGTTCCAACAAGAGCAGATCTCAGATATGTTGGCTAAAGAAGAAATAGACACAGGACGCCTAGCTACCCCATTTACGCAGAAACCATTTG gTGTTGCTGATATGGAAAGCAGCAGGAGCATTATTAGTGACATCAACTCTATTGCCCTGGATTTCGATAGCCCAGAGACATCGCCCCATCCTGGCAGA AGACACGAAAAAGAGGAAGTCACTGTTGAATCTTTGAAGAAATTACTTG CTGCTGATAGTTTGATAGGCAAGGAGGAAGAGGAGAAACGCCGATTCGAGATAATCCACACATTCCAGACTGCCCCGTTCGAGGAGATAGTTGCACGATCAGAGGCAAAG tctaaCCTTTTCCATAACAAGCTGAATGAGATTCTGTCAATGGTAACACAGGGCTCCGAAAGTCCAGGGACGTTACGTCGCAACGGAGAACAACCGCCCACAGTGTTCGATATTCAGTATCCAGAACTATATGTGTACTAG